A region of the Desulfovibrio litoralis DSM 11393 genome:
GAAATACTTTCAAGGTGTGCTAAAACAAAAGCACGCACTTCAAAGCTATTTAAAGGACGATCAGGTCCTTTATTTTGTCTGCGTACCGAATCGTCGCTATTTAAGCCCAAGATCAAAACATCACCATATTTTTTGGCACGTTCGAGCAAGTCCACATGACCCGGGTGAATAATATCAAAACAGCCGTTTGTAAAAACAATACGCTTATTGGTTTTACGCAAGGTCTCAAGAGTATCCGACAATTGGCTACGACTTAATATTTTGGGGTGGGTGAGCTTTTGATTCGACATATTTTTTAGTTCATGCCAACAAGTTTACGCACTTGTTCCATTGTTTTTTGAGCTTCTATACGGGCTTTTTGGTTCCCCGCCTCAATAATTTCATATAAAACTTTATCGTTGAGTTTTGCACGGCGTTCTTGCATTGGTTCTAAGAAAGCACCAAGATTTTTTAACAAGATTTTTTTACAATCCACACAGCCAAGAGCAGCACTCGTACAGCCCTGACGTATTTCTGTTTGTTCTTGTTGTGATGATAAAAGTTCATGATAGGGAAAGAGATTGCAAGTATCAGGGTCGCCCACATCGGTTCTGCGAATACGCTTACTGTCTGTGAGCATTCCTTTTATTTTTGGTTCAACGTCACTGAGGCTTTCGCTTAACATAATTGAGTTTCCGTAACTTTTCGACATTTTTCGACCGTCAAGCCCGGGGCATTTTGCCGCTTTTGTTAAAAGAGCTTCAGGTTCGAGAAAAAATTCCCCGTAAAAGTTATTAAAGCGTCGGCAAATTTCGCGTGAAAGCTCGAGATGGGGCAATTGGTCTTGCCCTACGGGAACAAGCTTGGAGCGAAACATTATAATATCAGCAGTCATAAGAACGGGATAGCCTAAAAAACCATAGGTTGCGAGGTCTTTTCCGGTGATTTGTTGTTGTTGTTCTTTATAAGTTGGGCAACGTTCTACCCAACTGACAGGCGTAGACATGGATAAGAGCAGGTGTAATTCGGCAATTTCTTTAATATCAGATTGGCGGTAAATAACAGATTTTTCAGGGTCAAGACCTGACGCTATCCAATCTTTTACAAGTTCCGGAACAAAGGTTTTGATTCTTTTTGGATTTTCATATTCACTGGTTAAAGCGTGCCAATCAGCGACAAAGAAATAACACTTATATTTTTCTTGCATTTCAACCCAGTTTTTTAAAACGCCAAAGTAATGCCCGAGGTGTAAGGCTCCTGTTGGACGCATGCCTGAAACTATTTTGGTTTCAAGTTTTTTTAAGCTTGTTAGTTCATTGTTTGTGTTATTATCTTTATTCATACTACACCTCTTTGGTTTTTTATAGCTTTTGAGATTATTGCACAATAGTCTCAAAAGTGGTTTTCGCTAGAAAGACACTCCAAAAACCACGAATAAGGAAAATTTAATTTTCTGTAAATGAGTGGTTTTTGTGCTTTAAGGCGTTTGATGCTATGTGCATATAGAGCCTCAAACGATGATAAAAGCACGCAAAACAGAGTTTTGCAATGGTCTTTTTTGTTCATTAAAGTCTAATAATTTTAGCGTGTTTTTATGTAAAAAGCAAACTTTTTAGAGCGTGCGATATGTTTTTTGCTTTGCTTGTTATACAAACAAAAAATCCGGCAATTAAACCGGATTGTTTGCACTCTTTACAATAAAAGTTTTTAGTTAGACGGGGTTGTCTGGTTGGTTTGAACAGGTTTATTAACCTCTTCAATCGGAATAACCGTATCTAAAATAGATTTATTTTTTGGCTTAGAAATAATAATGTTATATGCCAATGAGGTACAAAGAAAAATTAAGGCCGTAAACGCTGTTAATTTCACTAAAATTCCGCCTGCACCGCTACTACCAAAAACAGAACCTGAGCCTCCGCCAAAAATAACGCCCATGCCTTCTTTTCCAGATTGTAACAATACTAAGATTACCAATAAGATACATACAATAATATGTAGTGTCAAAACAAGAGTTTGCACTGAAAACCTCCATTTAAGTCGACTGATGTATAAAAATTAAATATTTTATTATGCCAAGACAATTTTAGCAAAACTTTCTGACTGTAGAGAAGCGCCACCTACCAGAACTCCGTCAACATTGTCAAGCTTTATTATTTGAGTTGCGTTGTCCGGTTTGACGCTTCCGCCGTATAAGATTCTGATTTGTTTACCTTTTTCTTTAAATAATTTTATTAACACGGAACGCACAAGGTTGTGTGCTTCTGTAATTTCTTCTACGCCTGCGACTTTTCCTGTTCCTATTGCCCAAACAGGTTCGTAGGCAACCGCAAAGTCGTCGGGGTTAAAGTCTTCGGAAAGGTCTTTAACGCCTTCTTTTATTTGTTGTTCTAATATACTGTTTAGCTTTCCCGCTTCACGTTCGGCTAAGGTTTCGCCGATACAAAGGCAAGTCTTCAAGCCCGCATTCATGGCGAAAGCGGTTTTCTGACCGACAAAAGCGTTGTTTTCGCCGATAATTGCTCTACGTTCCGAGTGTCCGGTTAAAACCCAAGTTGCCCCGGCGTCGATGAGCATACCGGGTGATATTTCACCAGTATACGCTCCTTCGCTAGCAGGATAAAGGTCTTGTCCGCCGACGGAAAAGCCTTTAACGGGTTGTCCGTTTTTCTTAAAACTTTCGGCGGTTGTTTCAATAGCGGTAAAGGGAGCAAAAATGACAAGTTCTCGGTCTTCCGGCATGGTGCCTATTTTTGCAAACAGTTCTGAGGCTGTTTTTTGAGCTTCTTGCCTGTTTTTATACATTTTCCAGTTGGCAGCCATTAAATATTTCATTGTTTACCCCTTAGCGTTTGCTACGTTTTTGCGTTAACTAGTTGTTTTTATTTTTGAAGTTTAAGAATTAAGATCGAGAGCTAAAATTAAAGCATCTTCATTGGTATTGGAATAATATCTTGGTCGCAAGCCAACTTGCTGAAATCCTATACTTTTATATAGATTGATAGCCGAAATGTTGCCTTTTCTTACTTCCAGAACGGCTCTTATTATGCCCATTTTGTTTGCTGTTTGCAACATAATATTTAATAATTGTTTTCCTAAGCCTTGTCTGCGATATTCCGGCTTAACAGCCAAATTTAAAATTTCAATTTCGTTGTCTCCGAACTCTGTTAAAGGGTGATAAAGAGCGATATAGCCTAAAAGTTCATCATTTTGTTTTGCTCCAAACATAGAAAAAAAACTATCATTTAAAGAAGAATTTATTTGTTCTTCGCTCCACGGAGTCGGAAAACACAGTGTTTCTAAAGCACAAACTTGAGAAATATCTTTTTTTTCCAACTTAATATATTGAATAGTATTTGAATTAAGCATATATTTTTTTATTAGTATAAAAAACGAGGTGATATTGTTGCCAGTCGATAATAATATAAAATCATTGGATTATTATATCAGAATGATCCAAGACGATGTGCTTGAACAAGATGTCGAATTAATAGAAGTTTTGGATAATAGCGGTAAAACGTTAATGATAATGCCAAGGTCTGAACTTGTAAAGCAAGAACTTTTTTTTAAAGCCGTGCTTATTTTGTTTATTAACAAAAACAAAAAAATATATATTCATAAAAGAGCGAAACACAAAAAACCGTATGCAGGTATGTGGACTTGTTCGGCAACAGGTTTTGTAAAAGCCGGAGAAAGCTTTGAAGAGGCGGCTTTTAGAGAACTTTTTGAAGAAATTGCAATTAGCGGAGTCAGGCTTAACCTTATTGCCAAGCACAAAGCAGAAAAAAACACGGGGAACGCCGCCTTGGCGTTATATATTTCAGAACCAAGCAATTTTATTCCTTGTTTTAATACAGATGAAGCAGAAGACGGTATGTTTGTTGACTTGGAAGAACTCAACAGTTTGATTGTAAACTTTCCCGAATTGCTAACACCCGCGCTAAAGTGGGCTTATCTTTGTTTAAACAATAAAGAACTTGATTTAAAATTATAATGAATTTTTGTTTAAGATCTTTAAGATATTTTCAAAAACTCTTTCCGGAGTAATTTTAAACATGCAGTTTTCTTCTTTGGGCAATTTACATGGTTTTTTTCCGTGTAACGAACAGGGACGACAAGCTAAATCAGTTTCTAAAACAAGTCCTTCACTTTCATCTGGGTAAAAACCCCATTCTTTTACCGTGGGACCAAATAGTCCGATAAGTGGTGTTTTTACTGCTCTGGCTAAGTGCATTGGACCTGAGTCAGGTGTAATAAACAGGGTACAAGCTTTTAATAAAGCGGCGCTTTCTCTTAAATCGAGTAAGTTTGTTAAATCGTTGGTTGTATTAAAAAACTTATCTTTGTTGCGTCCTATACAGACCCAAGGAATTTTTGCCGCGTCTAAAAGTTGCACAAGTTTTTCCCAATGTTCTTTATGCCAAGCTTTCGGCTGATAAGAGGCGTAGGGGTGTATTGCGACTACTTTAATATTTTTTTCGCTTACTGAATCTATTTTAAATGTTTTTTCGATTGTTTCAGCTAAAAGTTTTTTTCCTCTGGCTGTTTCTTGGTCGGTTAAAAATAGTTGAGGCAAGAGCTTATTGTTTTCCGGTGTGTTATTTGTTAACGCCAGAGCATAACGTTGAGGAATTGTGTACTTGTTTAATAAACTTTTAACCTGAATATCATTTTTGTTTTTTAAAAACGTTTTACGTTCTTTTGAAAATTTAGCATAATTTTGTATTTTGTTTTTCCAAAATATTTTCAATAAAAAAGTACGCAAATTACAATGTAAATCAATTAAAATATATTGTTTATATTGAGACGCCAGTGTATAAAAAGTTTTTATCAGTTGAATAAAATTAAGTTGCGTTGTATTTAGCTCAATAATATTTTCTATCGCCGGGTGATTTTTTAAAAGGCAGGCAAAGCCGCTTTTGGTTATAACGGTAAATTTTGTTTGGTTTTGTTTATTCCAATAATCTAAAACGCCGCTGATTAAAATTATGTCTCCGATAGAGCTTAGACGAATTACGATATTTTTTTTATTGGTGATTTTATTTTTGTTCATATTTTATTTTTATTTAAGTTTTATTGAAAATATATTACATTAGTGTTAGTTATAAGCAAAACATTTTTTATATAATAAAATAAGGATATATATGTACCTTTGGGTTTTATCAAATTGGGTTTTATTGCTTGTTTGCATATTATTGGTACTTTTGGTTGTAGTTTACTTTCAAATGAGAATCAAAAAAATGCGACAAGCTTTAGAAACGTCTAATTCTGAAATTGCTCAATTATCTCATATTGTTGCTCAAGGTGAAGTAGAGTGGCAAGCTCTTTTTAGCACTATTCAAGAAGGTATAGCAATACAATATGATGGTTATATTCTTAACGTAAATAATCATTTAGCTTATATGGTTGGTGTTGAAAAAAGTGAGCTTGTTGGCTCTGAACTTTCTCGCCTGTTGTTTCGTGATGATCGTGATATTTTTGCTCATTCAGTCGCTTCATTGCGTTCAGGCTTGGAAACGCCTAAAATACAAGTCAGGTTTCGTACTGTTTCCGGTGATTTACGTTCGGTTGTTGTAGATATCCAGCGTTTTACTTACCTTGAAAAACAGTGTGAAATTGTCTTTTTTCTAGAATCTCCGCACCATGAAGTTCCTTATAATCAACCTGTTTCCAAAGAGCAACATTTTATTGCACTGGTTGAAGAGCTTGACGATATGTTTGCTGTTTTTGATATGCACGGAGTCTTGCAATGGGGCAACGCCGCTTGGCGTTCTTTTTGGGGAACTAACGGTGGAGTTGAATTAGGATCTTATGCCTTGTTTCAAGACCCAAACTATAACAGCACTGAGTTAAAAAACTGTCTTGAACGTATTTCAAGCGGGTTAAGTTCACGTTTAAATAGCGTTGCCATGACAGGTTCAAAAGGCTATTCTCGCATATTAAACATGCGTTTTTCCCCTGTGTTTGAAGCGGGAACAAACTCGTCCGTCCAATGTGGTTTTGCTGTGATTCAAGCTGATGTTACCGAGTTTGAGAGTTTGAAATCTGACCTTAAAGGTGCAGATGAAGATTTAAAAAAATTCAGTTTAAAAATGCGTGATTTTATAGACAAACAAAATGATGTTTTTAATTCTATGAGTAGTGTTTTTATTTTAGTCAGCACTCAGGGAATTATTACTCATTGGAACAGAGCGGCGGAAATTAAATTTGATATTTTGCGTTCTCACGCTTTGGGGCAATCAGTTAGTATTTTGTCAAACTTTTTTAATGATATAACTAATGCCGTAAACTCTGTGGCTAAAGACGGAACTAGAATTCAGCTTTGTGCTACTAGCGGAGAGTGTTTATTGCTTTCTCCTTGCGTTGATCGTAAAACGGTCATTCTTGAAATATTTACATGATATATTCATTGAAAGTGAATATTAATTTTATATTTTGCTATTGCTAATTACAGTTATTTCGAACCTATTGCACAGTAGTCTCGAAGTGGCTTCCTTTAGGAAGACACTCCAAAAACACGAATAAAGACACTAAAGTGGCTTCGCTTGTCGGTGAACCTTAAAGCTCTTGCGGGGCTTCGGGGTATCCACGAAACAATGGGAAAATTTAATTTTCCTGTAAAATGAGTGGCTTTGTGCTTTAATTCGTTTTATGCTATGTGTATACTGAACATAAAACGATGATAAAAGAACGCAAAACGGAGTTTTGCAATGGTCTTATTTCAGGAGAACAGTAAGTGAATTTTCAAATAAAAAATGTTTTTAGACCACGTATTTTTGATTCTTTAAGCGATTATAATTTATCTGTTTTTCAAAAAGACGTTATGGCGGGTATAACCGTCGGAGTTGTTGCCCTTCCTTTGGCAATGGCGTTTGCGATTGCTTCCGGCGTTAAACCCGAAGCCGGCATTATCACCGCCATTGTCGCAGGTTTTTTAACTTCTTTATTGGGTGGAACAAAAGTTGCGATAGGCGGACCAACAGGGGCTTTTGTTGTAATTATTCTTGGAATAGTTCAGCTTTATGGAGTTGATAATTTACTAATTTGCACCATGATGGCGGGAGTAATACTTTTTTTGCTTGGTGTTTTTAGAATGGGCTGGTTTGCCAATTATTTCCCCCAACCTTTAATTAGTGGTTTTACTTCGGGTATTGCCATAACAATTTTATCGACTCAACTTAAAGATATTTTTGGATTGCCGCCGGGGCAGGCTCAAGCAGGTTTTATCGCTTCTATTAATAATATTTTTCATAATGTCAATTTTATTAATTACACTGCTTTAATCTTAACAATAGGTTGTTGTTTGGCTATTGTTTTTTGGCCTAAACGCTTGTCTAAATTTGCCCCGGGACCTATAGCCGTATTAATTTTAGGAACGGCGTTGGCATATTTTTTAAATCTTCCCGTTGAGACAATAGGTTCTCGCTTTGCAGGGGGTATTCCCAGTGTTTTACCGGCTTTTAAAGTGCCTGCCTTTGATTTTGATACTTTTCAGTTTTTACTTGGTCCTGCGGTAACTATTGCCTTACTTGGCGGTATTGAATCGGTTTTATGTGCTGTTGTGGCTGATGGAATGATCGATGACAAACATGACTCTAATCAAGAATTAATGGCTCAAGGAATAGCCAATATGGTGTCTCCTTTATTTGGCGGAATTCCTTCGACGGGAGCGATAGTTAGAACAGCAACAAATATTCGTAACGGTGGGCGTACCCCTATTGCCGGAATTGTGCATGCATTGACATTACTGGTTATAATGCTTGTAATTGCTCCTTTAGCTTCTTATGTTCCTTTGGCGGTATTATCTGCAATTTTGGTTGTTGTTGCTATCAATATGGGGCAGTGGAGAGATTTTAAGCAACTTCATATTTATCCTAAAAGCGACGCTGTTGTCTTGTTAATCACTTTTTTATTAACGGTGTTTTTTGACCTTACTGTTGCTGTTGAAGTCGGAATTTTAACAGCCTGTGCTTTGTTTATTAAGCGTATGGCATCTCAGGCAAGTATTCAGGTCAAATATATCGATATGATTGAACCTAATACGTCTGTTTCCGATGTAAGCAGAGCAGGGACAGAACTCTTTTATTCTGATGTGGTTGAGTTTAAAATGTCTGGTGAGTTTTTTTTCGGAGCAACTCAAAAATTACAAACTCTCTTTGCCCATCTTCAAACAGCACCAAAAGTGATGATTATCAATATGAAATATGTAAGGTCGTTGGACGCATCATCTTTATTGGTGTTTCAACAGCTTATTGTTAAGGCTTATGCAAAAAATATAAAAATAATTATTTCCGGGTTAGAAAGACAACCCAAAAAGGCTATGATCAAATCAGGTTTAGCAAAAGAAATCGGTGAAGAATATTTTGTTGCAAACTTTACGGAAGCCTTTAAACTGGCAAAAAGTTTTTTGAATTAAGTTGATATAAGCAAGTTGTTATAACTTGCAAGAGCTTTTAAATAATAAGTAAATGTTTCTAAAAATGCTAATCAATAAGGGTCTTAGTTTATGCACATTGGTCTTGTTATTTGGAATTTAATGGAAAACCGTGGCGGACTACAGCGAGTCGGAATAGATTTAGCTAACGCCATGCTTGAGCGTGGGCATGAACTTACTATTTTTTACTACTCTCCAACCAACAAGCAAACACCCTGTTTCCCTTTAGATAAGAGAATAAAAATAAAGCGTTTGATTTTACCGCCTTATGTCGATTCTATTTTTCAAGCAAAAAAAATTATTGTTGAAGCAAATATTGATGTTATGGTTGCGTTGTTTTCTTGGAGCAAGCTTATGTGGATACCTGTATTGTTGCAACATACGGGTATTCCTTTAATTATTTCCGAACATAATCACCCGGAGATTATTAATACGGAAAAGTGGAACGCTTATGAGCGTCATGCTTGTTTAGCGGCGGCAGATAAAATTCATCTGTTGCAACAGAATTTTGTGGCTATGTTGCCCAAAACTTTAGAACCTCGCATAGAAGTAATTCCCAATGCCGCTAATTTTTTGAGTGAATATAAAATAAACAAAGTAGAAAAAAGACGTAAAAGAATTATAGCCGCAGGGCGTTTTGTTGATACGCACAAACAATTTTCCTTACTTATTAAAGCGTTTATTAGTTTAGCCGGGAAATTTCCCGATTGGGATTTATGTATTTGCGGCGACGGTGAAGATGCTCATGTTTATAAAGCTTTAGTTTGGCGAAGCAAGCTTGAAGATCGTATTTATTTTCCCGGTATGGTTGATGATTTATCTTCATTTTATGCTTTGAGCGATATTTTTTGTATGCCTTCTCGTTATGAAGGTTTTGGCTTGGTTATGACAGAGGCACAAACTTTTGAATTGCCTGTCGTGGGTTTTGCAAGTTGTACAGGTGTTAACGAAATCGTTATTCATAATGAAAACGGATTGTTAGCAGAAGAAATGACAGCACAATCATTGGCAAAAAAACTTAGAGAGTTGATGATTAATAAAGAATTAAGAGAAAAGCTTGGGAAAAACGGAAAAAAACTTTTGTCTCGTTATCAGCCCGATAAAATTTTTGACCAATGGGAAAAGCTTATAAACGAAGCTAATCAATTAAAAAATAAAACACAATTACAAAGAACGTGGCTAGAGAATAAAAACGAAGCTTTGTTTGTTGATTTACAAGAAATTTTAGCTCGACCATTGCCTTTTAAAAATTTATTGACTCTGCGTTTTAAAATTTTATTTTATTTAGAAACTTTAAGAGATAAGAGTGTAGGCAAGATAAAAAAAATATTTAGTCTGAGAGAAAAAAACTAATGAAGTATTTATACTTGCCTAAGTTTTTTCGTAATTTTTTAATTAGATATAATGCGTTATTCTCTTGTTGTGCGGCTTGTTATGAAATTTTGAGTCCCAATAAAAAACGCATATGTAGTTCTTTAGATGTTGAATTTTCTAACAAAAAACAAAACTTGCCGGCGTTAGATAGTCAAAATGTGATTAAAACTTATCTGTTACGTTATTTAAGTAGTTTATTTATAAATAAAATTCCTGAGTTAAAAGCGTGCGTGAGTTGCCCTTATCGGTTGCCAAACTTAACGGAACGTATTGAACAATATAAAACAGCGAATTTCCCTGTTGATTTGGTTTATACTTGGGTAGATGGAGAGGACTCGGCTCATATTGCTTTACGCAATCAATATTTGCGAGAACACGCAGAGAAAAAGGGAGAAATGCATGAAGACGGCGTTGGGAAAGCTCATTTTCGCAATAATGATGAATTAAAATATTCTTTGCGTTCTGTAGAGGCGTTTTTGCCGTGGGTGCGTAATATTTTTATTGTTACAGCGGGGCAAAAGCCAAAGTGGCTACATGAGAAGCACCCAAAAATAAAAATAGTAGATCATAAAGATTTTATTCCCGAACAATACTTACCAACCTTTAGTTGTCGTCCTATTGAAGCGTTTTTGCATCGTATACCAGATTTGAGCGAACATTATATCTATTTAAACGATGATTTCTTTTTCGCACGCCCTTGTTTAAAAGAAGAGTTTTTTACAGCTTCGGGGAAGCCCTATCTTTTTCTTGATTGGCGAAATTCTCGTTTAGATGGGTATTTTTCTGCTAAAACGCCACATGCGAAATCATACACCAATGTATTTAATTTTATGTCTAAAAAAGGCTTAGATATAGCAAAAGCTTCTGGAATTGTAACTGCCCATGTGCCTTATCCGCAAACCAAGAGAAATGCTGAAAATGCCTGTGATTTTTTTCAAGAAGCAATAGATGAATATGCACAAGATAAGTTTCGCACGAGCAGGGGAATGGCGTTTTATCCCCACGCAATACCTTTATTAAGTTTTTTAGAAAAAACAAATGTGCCTTGTGATGTGAGTTATTTTTATATTAATACTAAACGAATATACCGTAAGTTATTTTATAAAGCTATTTTAGCAGGAGGGCATAATGAGAATATGCCTCCGTTTTTTTGCTTGAATGATGCGGGTGTTTCTAAAACAGATAGTTGGGCAAGAGATATGCGAGGGTTTTTAGAGGCTTATTATCCTATAAAATCTTGTTTTGAGTATTGATTCTATTATTTTAAGACCATTGCAACATTCGTTTTGTGTGCTTTGGTTATAATTCGTGGGTTTTGTGACTTAAGACGTTTTATGCGATGTGTAAGCAGAGCATAAAACGATGACAAAAGAACGCAAAACAGAGTTTTGCAATGGTCTTATTTTGTTAATTCAACTAAACAACTAAACAATTAAACAAGCCAACTTTTAATTTCATCAGCCGTTGGCATACGCCCCGTGCATTTAATAACACCGTCAATGACGATCGCAGGCGTTGACATAACGCCAAGCTTCATCATTTCTTTAAGATCCGTAACTTTTTCTACACTTGCAGATACACCAAGCTCAGCTACTACTTTTTCTACAAGGTTTGTGGTTTCGTGACATTTAGGACAACCTATTCCCAATACTTTGATGTTCATAATTTTTCCTTTTTTTGAGTTAAGATAATTAGAAGGCTATATCTTTTTTTTCATTTTTCATTGTTTTATGCCATGTGTTGCAAGGTATAAATTGTGTACGTAATAAAACATATTGATTTTGCAAAGTAATTTAATTTCATTTTTGCGGTTTTTGATTTTTGGTTTCCGAGGTTATTATTATCAAAGCCCTCACTAAGTTTATTGACAGGAAAAACTAGCCTATAGCTTTTTGTGTTTTGAGAGTCTGTTTTTGACGGAAGCCACTTTGAGACTAAGTTTCCATAGTGTTGAGTAATTATTTTATAGTATTATAAAATCAATTGCATTAAAAAGCCAGCCTACAATAGAAAAAATAACCAACATCATTCCAATAAAAATAGCGAGTAGTTTCCAACGCATCACTTGTTTAAGCATAATAATTTCAGGCAAGCTGACAGCGATAGTACTCATAGATAAAGCAAGGGTGGTGCCAATCGGGACACCTTTTAACAACATACTTTCCATAACGGGGATCATTCCGTGTACATTTGTATAAAGCGGTATACCAACCATTACAGATAAAGGAACGCTCCACCATTGTTTTTGTCCAATAGTTTCCGCAATCAGACTTTCAGGGACATAACCATGCAGTATCGCTCCAACCCCAACCCCAATAATTACCCAACGCCAAACACGTTTGAAAATATCTCTTGTTTCGGAATACGCAAAAAGATGACGTTCGGCAATACTGATTTTTTTTACGGGTGAGTTTGTGCCGTTATGGCTGGCGGTGTCAGTGCTATTTATATGATCACGCAAAAAAGGTTGAAGCCAACGTTCGGCTTTTATAGCGTCCATAAAAAAACCACCGATGATACCGACTGTCATACCTATTGTAACATAGACAAGAGTAAACTTCCAACCGAGTAAACCCCAAAGAATTACCACAGCAACTTCGTTAACAAGCGGAGAGGTAATTAAAAAGCTCATGGTAATACCGATTGGAATACGAGCGGTAGTAAAGCCGATAAAAAGAGGAATACTGGAACATGAACAAAAAGGGGTAACCGCTCCGAACATAGCTCCTAAAAAATATCCGACAACACGGCTTTTACCTGATAAATAGTCTCTAACGCGTTCTACATTTAAGCTTACCCTTACCCATGCCAAAACATAAACCATAGCAACGATCAAGAGTAATATTTTTATGGTATCATAAATAAAAAATTCAAGAGATTGAGCCGCATGAGTATCGGGAACAAGTTTAAAAACACTTAGAGTTAACCAGTTCGCAAATTGGAGAATGTTTGAATAAATCGCATACCAGATAACGGCTAAAACCAAAAGTGTTAGAAAATATTTTTTTGTATTAAAAGGTTTTTTAGTGCTTGTATTATTTTTTGTGTTGCAGGCACAGTGGCAAGAAGATACTTCTGATTCTTTTTGTGTATCTTGCTTGTTGTTATTTGATGTGCAACAATCGGGTTCTTTTTTGTCTGTTTCTGACATTTATTTATTCCTTATTAATTATTATTGTTGTCCAATTTTATCAAGTTCTTGTTTAATCAGATCGGGTTGGTTTTTTATATTGTCCCCTAAAAAATTAACACATGAAGGATTAAAACATGACAGGTTAAAAAAAGTTTGAATGCGTTTTTCTAAAAGTACAAAAGTATCATTAAAAGCTTTTTGTATTTCAGCCTCAGTGCCTGTAACAGATGCCGGATCAGGCATTCCCCAATGCGTGCGAATAGCATCGCCTAAGAATAAAGGACAAGTTTCTCCATTTGCACTATCACAGAGAGTTATTAGAATATCAGGTTTTTTTGAGATAAAATCCCAACTTTTACTTTTAAAATTATCCGTATTTATCCCATGCTTTTTTAATTCTTCCAAAGCCT
Encoded here:
- the rfaE2 gene encoding D-glycero-beta-D-manno-heptose 1-phosphate adenylyltransferase, which translates into the protein MSNQKLTHPKILSRSQLSDTLETLRKTNKRIVFTNGCFDIIHPGHVDLLERAKKYGDVLILGLNSDDSVRRQNKGPDRPLNSFEVRAFVLAHLESISFVTEFTEDTPLKLIEIIQPDILIKGGDWSPDKIVGKELVEKKGGQVLSLELIKGYSTTALIEKIRCGVSPSLKQ
- the trpS gene encoding tryptophan--tRNA ligase, with the translated sequence MNKDNNTNNELTSLKKLETKIVSGMRPTGALHLGHYFGVLKNWVEMQEKYKCYFFVADWHALTSEYENPKRIKTFVPELVKDWIASGLDPEKSVIYRQSDIKEIAELHLLLSMSTPVSWVERCPTYKEQQQQITGKDLATYGFLGYPVLMTADIIMFRSKLVPVGQDQLPHLELSREICRRFNNFYGEFFLEPEALLTKAAKCPGLDGRKMSKSYGNSIMLSESLSDVEPKIKGMLTDSKRIRRTDVGDPDTCNLFPYHELLSSQQEQTEIRQGCTSAALGCVDCKKILLKNLGAFLEPMQERRAKLNDKVLYEIIEAGNQKARIEAQKTMEQVRKLVGMN
- the secG gene encoding preprotein translocase subunit SecG, yielding MQTLVLTLHIIVCILLVILVLLQSGKEGMGVIFGGGSGSVFGSSGAGGILVKLTAFTALIFLCTSLAYNIIISKPKNKSILDTVIPIEEVNKPVQTNQTTPSN
- the tpiA gene encoding triose-phosphate isomerase, whose translation is MKYLMAANWKMYKNRQEAQKTASELFAKIGTMPEDRELVIFAPFTAIETTAESFKKNGQPVKGFSVGGQDLYPASEGAYTGEISPGMLIDAGATWVLTGHSERRAIIGENNAFVGQKTAFAMNAGLKTCLCIGETLAEREAGKLNSILEQQIKEGVKDLSEDFNPDDFAVAYEPVWAIGTGKVAGVEEITEAHNLVRSVLIKLFKEKGKQIRILYGGSVKPDNATQIIKLDNVDGVLVGGASLQSESFAKIVLA
- the rimI gene encoding ribosomal protein S18-alanine N-acetyltransferase, with product MLNSNTIQYIKLEKKDISQVCALETLCFPTPWSEEQINSSLNDSFFSMFGAKQNDELLGYIALYHPLTEFGDNEIEILNLAVKPEYRRQGLGKQLLNIMLQTANKMGIIRAVLEVRKGNISAINLYKSIGFQQVGLRPRYYSNTNEDALILALDLNS
- a CDS encoding NUDIX hydrolase yields the protein MPVDNNIKSLDYYIRMIQDDVLEQDVELIEVLDNSGKTLMIMPRSELVKQELFFKAVLILFINKNKKIYIHKRAKHKKPYAGMWTCSATGFVKAGESFEEAAFRELFEEIAISGVRLNLIAKHKAEKNTGNAALALYISEPSNFIPCFNTDEAEDGMFVDLEELNSLIVNFPELLTPALKWAYLCLNNKELDLKL
- a CDS encoding glycosyltransferase family 9 protein is translated as MNKNKITNKKNIVIRLSSIGDIILISGVLDYWNKQNQTKFTVITKSGFACLLKNHPAIENIIELNTTQLNFIQLIKTFYTLASQYKQYILIDLHCNLRTFLLKIFWKNKIQNYAKFSKERKTFLKNKNDIQVKSLLNKYTIPQRYALALTNNTPENNKLLPQLFLTDQETARGKKLLAETIEKTFKIDSVSEKNIKVVAIHPYASYQPKAWHKEHWEKLVQLLDAAKIPWVCIGRNKDKFFNTTNDLTNLLDLRESAALLKACTLFITPDSGPMHLARAVKTPLIGLFGPTVKEWGFYPDESEGLVLETDLACRPCSLHGKKPCKLPKEENCMFKITPERVFENILKILNKNSL
- a CDS encoding PAS domain-containing protein, translated to MRQALETSNSEIAQLSHIVAQGEVEWQALFSTIQEGIAIQYDGYILNVNNHLAYMVGVEKSELVGSELSRLLFRDDRDIFAHSVASLRSGLETPKIQVRFRTVSGDLRSVVVDIQRFTYLEKQCEIVFFLESPHHEVPYNQPVSKEQHFIALVEELDDMFAVFDMHGVLQWGNAAWRSFWGTNGGVELGSYALFQDPNYNSTELKNCLERISSGLSSRLNSVAMTGSKGYSRILNMRFSPVFEAGTNSSVQCGFAVIQADVTEFESLKSDLKGADEDLKKFSLKMRDFIDKQNDVFNSMSSVFILVSTQGIITHWNRAAEIKFDILRSHALGQSVSILSNFFNDITNAVNSVAKDGTRIQLCATSGECLLLSPCVDRKTVILEIFT